A section of the Pedobacter sp. HDW13 genome encodes:
- a CDS encoding TIGR00730 family Rossman fold protein — protein MTSEEKIRSAFENKDWQEIKVTDSWQIFKIMAEFVDGFEKLAKIGPCVTIYGSARTAQTHRYYQLAEQCGKLLTDRGYGVITGGGPGIMEAGNKGAHTNGGKSVGLNIELPFEQFHNKYIDHNKLLEFDYFFVRKVMFMKYSQGFVVLPGGFGTMDELFEALTLIQTGKIARFPIVLVGIDYWGGLIEWIKGTMLQKEHNIHEEDLNLFRLVDTAEEAAEHIFRFYDKYVLKPNF, from the coding sequence ATGACGAGTGAAGAAAAAATAAGAAGCGCTTTTGAGAATAAAGACTGGCAGGAAATTAAAGTAACAGACTCCTGGCAAATTTTTAAAATTATGGCCGAGTTTGTAGATGGTTTTGAGAAACTGGCTAAAATTGGCCCATGTGTTACAATTTACGGGTCGGCCCGTACCGCCCAAACCCACCGCTACTACCAATTGGCAGAGCAGTGTGGTAAATTATTAACCGACCGCGGTTACGGTGTAATTACAGGCGGTGGTCCTGGTATTATGGAAGCAGGTAACAAAGGTGCACATACCAATGGTGGTAAATCGGTTGGTTTAAACATCGAACTACCTTTTGAGCAATTCCACAATAAATATATCGATCATAACAAATTACTGGAGTTCGATTACTTTTTTGTACGCAAGGTAATGTTTATGAAATACAGTCAGGGGTTTGTGGTGTTACCTGGTGGTTTTGGCACTATGGACGAGCTTTTCGAAGCCTTAACCCTGATCCAGACCGGTAAAATTGCCCGTTTCCCAATTGTATTGGTAGGCATTGATTATTGGGGCGGATTAATTGAATGGATTAAAGGCACTATGCTGCAAAAAGAGCACAATATCCACGAAGAAGATTTAAACCTTTTCCGCTTGGTTGATACTGCCGAAGAAGCTGCTGAACATATCTTCCGTTTCTACGATAAGTATGTGCTGAAGCCAAATTTCTAG
- a CDS encoding DUF502 domain-containing protein, translated as MNKVGKAILNYLIKGLLIVVPIAVSIFIVVWAVTTVDSWLNVKNILGVNPLTGESRNIPGLGLLTVVTIILLAGIFVTNLVTEPMYNWFQRMMHRLPLLNFIYSSIKDLTEAFVGDEKKFNHPVLVEVEGGLKKIGFLTQNDLHKLDLPDEVAVYFPLSYSFAGQLCIVQRNKVTDLKMTAADAMKLVVSGGVSGL; from the coding sequence ATGAACAAAGTAGGGAAAGCCATTTTAAACTATCTGATTAAAGGTTTATTAATAGTTGTGCCTATTGCTGTAAGTATTTTTATTGTAGTTTGGGCGGTTACAACTGTTGATAGCTGGTTAAACGTAAAGAATATACTTGGTGTAAATCCGCTAACAGGCGAAAGTAGAAACATACCTGGTCTGGGTTTGTTAACCGTTGTTACCATTATTTTGCTGGCGGGTATTTTTGTAACCAATTTGGTTACTGAACCCATGTACAATTGGTTTCAGCGGATGATGCACCGCCTGCCTTTGCTTAATTTCATTTACTCTTCGATAAAAGATTTAACCGAAGCTTTTGTGGGCGACGAAAAGAAATTTAACCATCCCGTATTGGTAGAGGTAGAAGGAGGTTTAAAGAAGATTGGTTTTTTAACCCAGAACGATTTGCATAAATTGGATTTGCCCGATGAGGTAGCGGTTTATTTTCCGCTTTCCTATTCATTTGCCGGGCAGTTGTGTATTGTACAACGCAATAAGGTTACCGATTTAAAAATGACTGCTGCCGATGCCATGAAGCTGGTAGTAAGCGGTGGTGTAAGCGGATTATAA
- a CDS encoding glycerophosphodiester phosphodiesterase has protein sequence MIFFSGWFDQTPIRIHSHNDYTHNKPFYEAVQNKAFSIEADVFVVGDSLMVAHSKKEIKAGNTLDKMYLQPILAFSKTKDFYSFQLMIDFKESWDITYPVLLKTLKPYEKLFSKRGKRVSIVISGNRPPHNTFHLYPEMIKFDGLPGVNYALEDLKKITMISANFADYSKWKGIGEIPEADQDKLSALVLAAYQINKPFRFWGAPDNENYWKQSLSGIINTDKVTEATNYFKTK, from the coding sequence ATGATTTTTTTTTCGGGATGGTTTGATCAAACGCCGATCAGGATCCATTCCCACAACGATTATACCCACAACAAACCTTTTTACGAAGCCGTTCAGAACAAGGCTTTTTCGATAGAGGCCGATGTATTTGTAGTTGGCGATTCATTAATGGTGGCACACAGTAAAAAAGAAATCAAAGCTGGGAATACCTTAGATAAAATGTACCTCCAGCCGATCTTGGCCTTTTCTAAAACTAAAGATTTTTATAGTTTCCAGTTGATGATCGATTTTAAAGAAAGCTGGGATATAACCTATCCTGTTTTGCTGAAAACATTGAAGCCCTACGAAAAACTATTTTCAAAAAGAGGCAAAAGGGTAAGCATTGTGATCAGCGGAAACCGGCCGCCGCACAATACTTTTCATCTTTATCCCGAAATGATCAAGTTTGATGGCTTGCCAGGCGTAAACTATGCCCTTGAAGATTTAAAAAAGATAACGATGATCAGTGCTAATTTTGCTGATTATTCCAAATGGAAAGGAATAGGTGAAATACCGGAAGCTGATCAAGACAAATTATCTGCACTTGTACTTGCCGCTTATCAAATCAATAAACCTTTCCGTTTTTGGGGAGCACCAGATAACGAAAACTACTGGAAGCAATCCCTATCAGGCATCATAAATACGGATAAAGTTACTGAAGCTACAAACTACTTTAAAACAAAATAA
- a CDS encoding bifunctional UDP-N-acetylmuramoyl-tripeptide:D-alanyl-D-alanine ligase/alanine racemase codes for MQNPIYTIARIAEILNADAKLIDKEVLIQYLVIDSRSVLVPENSIFFALAAHRDGHEFIKDAYAKEIRNFVITDEKYISQYPDCNFLKVNDALAALQQLAIEHRRQFNLKTIGITGSNGKTIVKEWLYQLLAADFNIVKSPKSYNSQIGVPLSVWQIEESHTLGIFEAGISAVNEMESLAKIIQPQIGILTNIGEAHAEGFSSKKEKLTEKLRLFKDSELFIYSPEYVSEVSFKELPGKKQFSWSSKQAADLQIIAVEPIKGNCYLRAIYQDREIECMLPFKDKASIENGMICWATLLALGYTPEQADLRLEKLSHVSMRLELKNGINQCSIIDDSYSADISSLAIALDFLNQQNQHARKTVILSELFETGRDDLDLYTEIAELLLQKKVNRLIGIGTHIARFADLFKFETQFFDYTNAFVEAFPGLQFSHETILVKGARRFEFGRISKLLTQKIHDTVLEIDLNAMVGNLQFYRSKIKPGVKMMAMVKAFSYGSGSFEIANLLQFHKVDYLAVAYADEGIALRKAGITLPIMVMSPEESAFEAIIKHRLEPEIYSIEILNSFINVLSDYDFDYPIHIKIDSGMHRLGFDQAEITTLTGLLKDNAKVKVQSIFSHLVASGEAEHDGFTQQQIARFKEMAKQLTDVLIYKPLLHIANTSGISRWPEGQMDMVRLGIGLYGFDSALPNNRGLQTVMVLKTTVSQVKTLEPGETVGYSRKGIMPEGGKIATVKIGYADGYSRAFGNGVGKMLINGNLVPTIGSICMDMTMLDITGIDVKAGDEAIVFNKEHTIMQLASEVNTIPYEILTNISQRVKRVYFYE; via the coding sequence ATGCAAAACCCGATATACACCATTGCCAGAATAGCCGAAATTTTAAATGCAGATGCCAAATTGATTGACAAAGAGGTGCTTATCCAGTATTTGGTAATCGATAGCCGCTCCGTGCTCGTTCCGGAAAATTCTATATTTTTTGCCCTCGCCGCGCATCGCGATGGCCATGAGTTTATAAAAGATGCTTATGCTAAAGAGATCCGTAATTTCGTAATTACTGACGAAAAGTATATTTCACAATATCCAGATTGCAATTTTTTAAAGGTTAACGATGCACTGGCAGCCTTGCAACAACTGGCAATTGAACACCGCAGGCAATTTAACCTTAAAACCATTGGTATTACCGGCAGTAACGGCAAAACCATTGTGAAAGAATGGCTGTACCAGCTCCTGGCCGCCGATTTTAATATTGTTAAAAGCCCTAAAAGTTATAATTCGCAAATTGGTGTACCGCTTTCGGTATGGCAAATTGAGGAGAGTCATACTTTAGGCATTTTTGAAGCAGGTATTTCTGCCGTAAATGAAATGGAAAGTCTGGCAAAGATTATTCAGCCCCAAATTGGGATTTTAACCAATATTGGCGAAGCACATGCCGAAGGTTTTAGTTCGAAAAAGGAAAAGCTGACTGAAAAACTCAGGCTTTTTAAAGATAGTGAGCTTTTTATCTATTCGCCCGAGTATGTAAGCGAAGTGAGTTTTAAAGAGTTGCCCGGGAAAAAACAATTTAGCTGGAGCAGTAAACAAGCTGCCGATTTACAGATAATTGCGGTAGAACCTATTAAAGGTAACTGTTACTTAAGGGCCATTTACCAGGATAGGGAAATAGAATGCATGCTGCCTTTTAAAGATAAGGCTTCGATTGAGAACGGCATGATTTGCTGGGCTACTTTGCTTGCTTTGGGCTACACGCCCGAACAGGCCGATTTGCGTTTAGAGAAACTGAGCCATGTGAGCATGCGCCTCGAACTGAAGAATGGCATTAACCAGTGTTCCATTATCGACGATTCGTACAGTGCCGATATTTCTTCGCTTGCCATTGCCCTCGATTTTCTGAACCAACAGAACCAACATGCACGGAAAACTGTTATTCTTTCCGAATTATTCGAAACCGGAAGAGATGACCTCGATTTATATACCGAAATAGCCGAATTGCTATTGCAGAAAAAGGTAAATCGCTTAATCGGGATCGGAACACACATTGCACGTTTTGCCGATCTTTTTAAGTTCGAAACCCAGTTTTTTGACTATACCAATGCCTTTGTTGAAGCTTTTCCAGGCTTGCAGTTTAGTCACGAAACCATTTTGGTAAAAGGAGCGAGGCGCTTCGAATTTGGCCGGATTAGTAAACTCCTCACGCAGAAAATACACGATACGGTTTTAGAGATCGATTTGAACGCCATGGTGGGTAACCTCCAGTTTTACCGCTCTAAAATTAAACCTGGCGTTAAAATGATGGCCATGGTAAAAGCCTTTTCGTATGGTAGCGGTAGTTTTGAGATTGCCAACTTACTGCAATTTCATAAAGTAGATTACCTGGCGGTAGCTTACGCTGATGAGGGTATAGCCCTGCGCAAAGCAGGAATTACTTTGCCGATTATGGTAATGAGTCCCGAAGAATCTGCTTTCGAAGCCATTATTAAACATCGGCTAGAGCCCGAAATTTACAGCATCGAAATTCTGAACAGTTTTATAAATGTGCTTTCTGATTACGATTTCGATTATCCCATTCACATTAAGATTGATAGCGGGATGCACCGTTTAGGTTTCGATCAAGCAGAAATTACCACCTTAACCGGCTTGTTAAAAGATAATGCTAAAGTAAAAGTACAAAGCATTTTCTCACATCTCGTGGCCAGTGGAGAGGCCGAGCATGATGGTTTTACCCAACAGCAAATAGCGCGGTTTAAAGAAATGGCCAAACAATTAACCGATGTTTTAATTTACAAACCTCTATTGCATATCGCCAATACCTCGGGCATTTCGCGCTGGCCCGAAGGCCAAATGGATATGGTACGCCTGGGCATTGGTTTGTATGGCTTCGATTCTGCATTGCCCAATAATCGTGGCCTGCAAACCGTTATGGTGCTTAAAACTACGGTTAGTCAGGTAAAAACACTCGAACCCGGCGAAACAGTAGGTTATAGCCGGAAAGGAATTATGCCTGAGGGTGGAAAGATTGCAACCGTAAAAATTGGCTATGCCGATGGTTATAGCAGGGCTTTTGGTAATGGGGTAGGTAAAATGCTCATTAATGGTAATCTGGTGCCCACAATAGGTTCTATTTGCATGGATATGACCATGCTCGATATTACAGGGATTGATGTTAAAGCCGGCGATGAAGCCATCGTATTTAATAAAGAGCACACCATTATGCAGTTAGCCAGCGAGGTAAATACCATTCCCTACGAGATTTTAACCAACATTTCGCAAAGGGTTAAGCGTGTTTATTTTTACGAATAG
- the recR gene encoding recombination mediator RecR, which produces MNFSSKLLEDAVNEFSKLPGVGQKTALRLVLHLLSKEQEEVNQFGNTFIKLKQQIKHCTTCHNISDYTICEICTSHKRDKETICVVEDTRDVMAIENTGQYFGVYHVLGGLISPMDGVGPSDLFIDGLVTRVAAGGIKEIILALSPNMEGDTTLFYLYKRLKEFNVPVTTIARGIAFGGELEYADEITLGRSIVTRVPYETAMMK; this is translated from the coding sequence ATGAATTTTTCATCCAAACTACTTGAGGATGCAGTAAACGAATTTTCGAAACTGCCTGGTGTAGGACAAAAAACGGCTTTGCGTCTGGTGTTGCATCTTTTAAGCAAAGAACAAGAGGAGGTAAACCAGTTTGGTAACACATTTATTAAACTCAAACAACAGATTAAACACTGTACCACCTGTCACAATATTTCTGACTATACAATTTGCGAAATCTGTACCTCGCATAAACGCGATAAAGAAACCATTTGTGTGGTAGAAGATACGCGTGATGTAATGGCGATTGAAAACACCGGACAGTACTTTGGTGTTTACCACGTTTTGGGCGGTTTAATTTCGCCAATGGATGGGGTAGGACCATCTGATCTGTTTATTGATGGTTTGGTTACCCGTGTTGCAGCTGGCGGAATTAAAGAAATTATTTTGGCCTTAAGTCCCAATATGGAAGGCGATACCACTTTGTTTTACCTCTACAAAAGACTAAAAGAATTCAATGTGCCGGTTACTACCATTGCGCGTGGTATTGCCTTTGGTGGCGAACTCGAATATGCCGATGAAATTACCCTGGGGCGTTCGATTGTTACCCGTGTACCTTACGAAACTGCGATGATGAAATAA
- a CDS encoding SDR family oxidoreductase has product MNLKNKVIVITGASSGIGKACAEEFAKRGANLVLAARQYVTLCEITADLEKQYGIRAVAVQADVSKEADCELIIKQALVSFQKIDILVNNAGLSMRALFKDLDLSVLKNLMDVNFWGTVYCTKYALPEILKTKGTVVGVSSIAGYRGLPGRTGYSASKFAMNGFMESLRTELLKTGVNVMVACPGFTASNIRVTALSKDGAAHGETSMDEGKMMTSEEVASIIADGIEKRKRTLVMTGQGKLAVWMNKLFPAFVDKKVFDLFAKEKNPLIKA; this is encoded by the coding sequence ATGAATCTAAAAAATAAAGTAATCGTCATTACAGGCGCATCAAGCGGAATTGGAAAAGCCTGTGCCGAAGAATTTGCAAAACGTGGTGCCAATCTGGTTTTAGCTGCGCGCCAATATGTAACCTTATGCGAAATCACAGCCGACCTGGAAAAACAATATGGTATCAGGGCAGTGGCCGTTCAGGCTGATGTAAGTAAAGAAGCCGATTGCGAGCTGATTATTAAACAAGCTCTGGTTTCCTTTCAAAAAATAGATATCCTGGTTAATAATGCCGGTTTATCGATGCGTGCCCTTTTTAAGGACCTTGATTTATCGGTGCTTAAAAACCTGATGGATGTGAATTTCTGGGGTACCGTTTATTGTACAAAATATGCCCTGCCCGAAATTCTAAAAACCAAAGGAACAGTAGTTGGCGTATCATCAATTGCAGGTTACCGCGGTTTACCGGGCCGTACAGGTTATTCGGCTTCTAAGTTTGCCATGAATGGTTTTATGGAATCGTTGCGTACCGAACTGCTTAAAACCGGCGTAAATGTAATGGTGGCCTGTCCGGGGTTTACCGCTTCGAACATCCGTGTAACAGCCTTATCAAAAGATGGTGCAGCCCACGGCGAAACCAGTATGGATGAAGGTAAAATGATGACCTCAGAAGAAGTCGCCAGCATTATAGCCGATGGTATTGAAAAACGTAAACGTACTTTAGTAATGACCGGACAAGGAAAATTAGCAGTATGGATGAATAAGCTTTTCCCGGCTTTTGTAGATAAAAAGGTATTTGATCTGTTTGCGAAAGAGAAAAACCCGTTGATTAAGGCTTAG
- the arsC gene encoding arsenate reductase (glutaredoxin) (This arsenate reductase requires both glutathione and glutaredoxin to convert arsenate to arsenite, after which the efflux transporter formed by ArsA and ArsB can extrude the arsenite from the cell, providing resistance.) — translation MITIYHNNRCTKSRCALQELEKSGKAFEVVYYLDTPPNKAELTAIVAKLGIKPLKLIRKGEAVFVENYKGKTLTDEEWIEAMVKHPILIERPIVISGDQAVIARPTEKIQEILG, via the coding sequence ATGATTACCATTTATCACAATAACAGGTGCACCAAAAGCCGTTGCGCTTTACAGGAACTCGAAAAAAGTGGAAAAGCCTTTGAAGTAGTGTACTACCTGGATACCCCACCAAACAAGGCCGAACTTACAGCAATTGTAGCCAAACTCGGTATTAAACCACTGAAACTGATTAGGAAAGGAGAGGCCGTTTTTGTTGAAAACTACAAAGGCAAAACACTAACGGACGAGGAGTGGATTGAAGCCATGGTTAAGCACCCTATTTTAATTGAACGACCAATCGTTATTTCTGGCGACCAGGCCGTTATTGCCCGCCCAACCGAGAAAATACAGGAAATTTTAGGGTAG
- a CDS encoding sodium:solute symporter has product MSPTILLCFLIGYFLLLIIISFVTSQKSSDNNTFFVANRNSKWYLVAFGMIGTALSGVTFISVPGEVGAPSGNQFQYFQFVLGNAVGFIIIATVLLPLYYRMNLTSIYSYIEKRLGHYSYKTAASIFLLSRTLGSATRLYLVVIVLQRFIFDNYGIPFWLTVLISLALIWSYTFKGGLKTIIITDTLQTFFLVLSVFLTIYFICNSLDFSIPQAFETIKNSSYSKIFFLDDFLTNKFYFSKQFIGGIFVTIAMTGLDQDLMQKNLSMSTIKEAQKNMFTFTGVFVILNVFFLSVGALLYIFASKNGIDIPLDHITGKPRTDLLFPEIALNNLGSVPAIIFMLGLTAATFATTDSALTALTTSFCVDFLGMDKAKNIDEKSAVKKRHTVHVAFSVLMFLVIIVINALNSSSVVSLIFTIASYTYGPLLGLYSFGLFVKKRGLHDKLVPIVCILSPFLCYLLASNSAAILGGYVFSVELILINGLITFIGLLFISKKTDAQTRF; this is encoded by the coding sequence ATGTCACCAACCATCCTCTTGTGTTTTCTAATTGGTTACTTCCTGCTACTGATTATCATTTCGTTTGTAACGTCTCAAAAATCGTCAGACAATAATACGTTCTTTGTTGCCAACAGAAACTCTAAATGGTATTTAGTAGCCTTTGGCATGATTGGAACGGCGCTTTCGGGGGTAACTTTTATTTCGGTACCCGGCGAGGTTGGCGCGCCCAGCGGAAACCAGTTTCAGTATTTTCAGTTTGTACTGGGCAATGCGGTGGGCTTTATCATTATTGCCACTGTTTTGTTGCCGCTTTACTACCGGATGAATTTAACTTCTATTTACAGTTATATCGAAAAACGGTTGGGCCATTACAGTTACAAAACAGCTGCATCGATATTTCTGTTAAGCAGAACACTTGGATCGGCCACGCGGCTTTATCTGGTAGTAATTGTATTACAACGCTTTATATTTGATAATTATGGTATTCCGTTTTGGTTAACGGTTTTAATTTCACTGGCCTTAATCTGGTCGTACACCTTTAAAGGAGGCTTAAAAACCATTATTATTACCGATACCCTGCAAACGTTTTTCCTGGTATTATCTGTTTTTTTAACTATTTATTTTATTTGTAATAGTCTCGATTTCAGCATTCCACAAGCGTTTGAAACCATAAAAAACAGCAGTTATTCTAAAATATTCTTTCTGGATGATTTCCTTACCAACAAGTTCTATTTCAGCAAACAGTTTATAGGCGGTATTTTCGTAACCATCGCCATGACTGGTCTTGATCAGGATTTAATGCAGAAAAATCTGAGCATGAGCACCATTAAGGAAGCGCAGAAAAACATGTTCACCTTTACAGGGGTATTTGTGATCTTAAATGTTTTCTTTTTAAGTGTAGGTGCATTGTTATACATTTTCGCAAGTAAAAACGGTATCGATATCCCTTTAGATCACATTACAGGCAAACCGCGAACAGATTTACTGTTTCCTGAAATTGCCCTGAATAACCTGGGTTCGGTACCCGCCATTATTTTTATGCTGGGTTTAACAGCCGCTACCTTTGCCACTACCGATTCGGCCTTGACCGCCCTAACCACTTCGTTTTGTGTAGACTTTTTAGGCATGGATAAAGCCAAAAACATAGACGAAAAAAGTGCGGTTAAAAAGCGCCATACCGTGCACGTGGCTTTTTCAGTTTTAATGTTTTTGGTCATTATTGTAATTAATGCATTAAACAGTTCGTCGGTTGTGAGCTTAATTTTCACCATTGCCTCTTATACCTATGGTCCGCTTTTAGGCTTGTATAGTTTTGGATTGTTTGTAAAAAAACGCGGACTTCACGATAAATTAGTACCGATAGTTTGCATATTATCGCCTTTTTTATGTTACTTGCTTGCAAGCAATTCGGCTGCAATATTGGGCGGATATGTTTTTAGTGTTGAACTGATTTTAATTAACGGTTTAATCACATTTATAGGTTTGTTATTCATTAGCAAAAAAACTGATGCGCAAACCAGGTTTTAA